One part of the Cellvibrionales bacterium genome encodes these proteins:
- a CDS encoding LLM class flavin-dependent oxidoreductase, whose product MKISICLPYMKKTITRRTILDWCARIEQGPFHSLSCGERITGYTLEMRNTLAFAAAVTERVRIVPSLYVLPMHSAVWAAKEIATLDLLSNGRVTVTVGVGGREVDYRAVGADFSQRHARQDQHILTMKNIWAGLPPFDGADPVGPTPVQAGGPPILAGVMGPKAMARAAHWADGVYSFSMSGSAAETAGFFKMAEQAWQAAERSTAPQKVGGFWYCLADNAEEKMKDYVYDYLKFSAIKLHALWLTV is encoded by the coding sequence ATGAAAATCAGCATCTGTTTGCCCTACATGAAAAAAACGATCACACGGCGCACGATTCTTGATTGGTGCGCACGCATCGAACAAGGACCTTTTCACAGTTTGTCTTGCGGTGAACGCATTACCGGTTACACCTTGGAGATGCGCAACACACTCGCGTTTGCTGCTGCTGTCACCGAACGCGTGCGCATCGTGCCTTCGTTGTATGTGCTGCCCATGCACTCCGCCGTATGGGCCGCGAAAGAGATTGCCACCTTGGATTTACTTTCCAATGGTCGCGTCACCGTGACGGTGGGCGTGGGTGGACGCGAAGTGGATTACCGCGCCGTGGGTGCCGATTTTTCACAGCGCCACGCCAGACAAGATCAACACATTCTCACCATGAAAAATATCTGGGCGGGGCTACCGCCTTTTGATGGTGCCGACCCCGTTGGCCCCACACCTGTGCAAGCGGGCGGCCCACCGATTTTGGCGGGAGTCATGGGGCCCAAAGCCATGGCACGCGCAGCGCACTGGGCAGACGGTGTGTATTCGTTCTCTATGTCGGGCTCCGCCGCAGAAACCGCAGGTTTTTTCAAAATGGCTGAACAAGCTTGGCAAGCTGCCGAACGCAGCACCGCCCCACAAAAAGTAGGCGGTTTTTGGTACTGCTTGGCCGACAACGCCGAAGAAAAAATGAAAGACTATGTTTACGATTATCTAAAATTCTCGGCGATAAAATTGCACGCCCTGTGGCTAACAGTATGA
- a CDS encoding sulfate ABC transporter substrate-binding protein gives MKAIFKSKKLLVGLVSSVLSAGALAKDITLLNVSYDPTRELYAEYNAAFSKYWQEKTGDKVTVNQSHGGGGKQIRAVIDGLEGDVVTQALSYDVDQLYEKARLIPQDWQSRLPRNSSPYTSTMVFLVRKGNPKNIRDWSDVVKPGIGVVTPNPKTSGGARYNYLAAWGYALKHNNNDQAAAKNFVAQLYKNVSVLDSGARGSTTTFLERGVGDVLLTWENEAFLALKEQGPEKVEIVVPSYSILAEPPVSVVDKFANKHGTAEVAKAYLEYLYSPEGQDIAAKNYYRPTDPAVAAKYLAQFPKLELFSIDAIFGGWQQAQKEHFGDGGTFDDIYGK, from the coding sequence ATGAAAGCAATATTCAAATCTAAAAAACTTCTTGTTGGATTGGTGTCAAGTGTTCTAAGTGCTGGTGCATTGGCAAAAGATATCACTTTGCTAAATGTGTCCTACGACCCTACGCGCGAGCTGTATGCCGAGTACAACGCGGCATTCAGTAAATATTGGCAAGAAAAAACAGGCGACAAAGTCACCGTCAATCAGTCACATGGTGGTGGTGGAAAACAGATTCGTGCAGTGATTGACGGATTAGAGGGCGATGTGGTGACTCAGGCGTTGTCTTACGATGTGGATCAGTTATATGAAAAAGCAAGGTTGATTCCACAGGATTGGCAATCGCGCCTGCCACGCAATAGCTCGCCTTATACATCGACCATGGTGTTTCTGGTTCGCAAAGGCAATCCCAAAAATATCCGAGATTGGAGTGATGTAGTGAAGCCTGGCATCGGCGTGGTAACGCCGAATCCTAAAACATCGGGCGGTGCGCGTTACAACTACTTGGCCGCTTGGGGTTATGCCTTGAAGCACAACAACAATGATCAGGCTGCAGCCAAAAACTTTGTTGCTCAGTTGTATAAAAATGTCTCGGTATTGGATTCCGGTGCGCGTGGTTCTACCACAACTTTTCTTGAGCGTGGTGTGGGAGATGTATTGCTTACTTGGGAAAACGAAGCGTTTTTAGCACTGAAAGAACAAGGGCCAGAAAAGGTAGAGATTGTTGTGCCAAGTTATTCCATTCTTGCAGAGCCGCCTGTGTCTGTCGTGGATAAATTTGCTAACAAACACGGCACGGCAGAAGTGGCGAAGGCGTACCTAGAATATTTGTATTCACCAGAAGGGCAAGATATAGCGGCGAAGAATTATTACCGGCCTACAGATCCAGCTGTTGCTGCGAAATATCTCGCGCAATTTCCTAAGTTGGAGCTGTTTTCTATCGACGCAATATTCGGCGGTTGGCAGCAAGCTCAGAAGGAGCATTTTGGTGACGGCGGTACTTTTGACGATATCTACGGCAAATAA
- the cysT gene encoding sulfate ABC transporter permease subunit CysT produces MKLLRSSSVLPGFGPALGYTVFWLSLIVLIPLSAAFIKTLELSWLEFWQVVTAPRVLASYRLSFGASLIGALLNVFFGLIVAWVLVRYQFFGKKLVDALVDLPFALPTAVAGITLSALYASNGWIGSLLEPYGIKVAYTPIGIVVALAFIGLPFVVRTVQPVLEDLEGEVEEAAASLGASRLQTFTRIIVPALTPALLTGFALAFARAVGEYGSVIFIAGNIPKVSEITPLLIITKLEQYEYSQATAIAAVMLLISFFLLLIINVLQWWSGNRHVRK; encoded by the coding sequence ATGAAATTATTGCGATCTTCTTCCGTGTTGCCGGGTTTCGGTCCTGCTCTCGGTTATACGGTGTTCTGGCTTAGCTTGATTGTGCTGATTCCCTTGTCTGCGGCGTTTATTAAAACGCTGGAGTTAAGTTGGCTAGAATTTTGGCAGGTGGTAACGGCACCGCGTGTACTTGCTTCATACCGCTTGTCTTTTGGTGCATCCTTGATTGGCGCGTTGTTAAATGTTTTTTTTGGATTGATCGTCGCTTGGGTGCTAGTGCGCTACCAATTTTTTGGCAAGAAACTGGTTGATGCCTTAGTTGATTTGCCATTTGCTCTGCCGACAGCGGTAGCGGGTATTACTTTGTCGGCACTGTATGCCAGCAATGGGTGGATCGGGTCACTGCTAGAGCCGTACGGCATCAAAGTAGCTTATACGCCTATCGGTATCGTGGTGGCACTTGCTTTTATTGGCCTGCCATTCGTGGTGCGTACAGTACAGCCGGTGTTGGAGGATCTGGAAGGTGAAGTGGAGGAGGCGGCGGCGAGTTTAGGTGCTTCGCGGCTGCAAACTTTTACACGCATCATCGTGCCGGCGTTGACTCCCGCGTTGTTGACAGGGTTTGCACTGGCGTTTGCGCGTGCTGTAGGTGAATACGGCTCGGTAATTTTTATTGCAGGCAATATTCCAAAGGTGTCAGAAATTACACCGCTATTGATCATCACAAAATTGGAACAATATGAATACAGCCAAGCAACGGCGATTGCTGCTGTTATGTTGCTGATTTCTTTTTTTCTTCTGCTAATTATCAATGTGCTGCAATGGTGGAGTGGAAATCGTCATGTCCGTAAATAA
- a CDS encoding phytanoyl-CoA dioxygenase family protein encodes MTSVQAQATQLTESGQWQEAIALLSEQNRLHADVALEKQLIDWRVQGFQHTVHPAPNTVWPPVFPSGCGNTFSLVNGIPEITVTQLNANTLGAAVQQHGSLLVRNLVPKNMLDTLRDNIECAVNARNQRAAGEMIDSNNPHYSPSQYLNTHHKLGVGRKFIAETGGVWAADSPRGLFSVMELYRQLQLKKLLADYFGETPCVSVKKWVLRRVDPIAGEADWHQDGAFMGREVRSMNLWIALSDCGGDSVNPGIDVVPHRFEDIVQTGTDGARFDWTVGPAYVEKNFSNTPWQRPAFKAGDALFFDHMNLHRTAWSPAITGRRYAIECWFFAASASAQNQIPMLL; translated from the coding sequence ATGACAAGCGTGCAAGCACAAGCGACTCAACTTACCGAAAGCGGACAGTGGCAAGAAGCCATTGCGCTGCTATCGGAGCAAAATCGTTTGCACGCCGATGTTGCGCTGGAAAAACAATTGATCGATTGGCGCGTACAAGGTTTTCAGCACACGGTACACCCAGCACCCAACACAGTTTGGCCGCCAGTTTTTCCATCTGGCTGCGGCAACACTTTTTCGCTGGTCAATGGCATTCCAGAAATTACTGTCACACAACTGAATGCCAACACACTGGGCGCCGCTGTACAGCAACACGGCTCGCTGCTAGTGCGCAACCTCGTGCCAAAAAACATGTTGGACACTTTGCGCGACAACATTGAGTGTGCAGTCAACGCGCGCAATCAGCGCGCCGCCGGTGAAATGATTGATAGCAACAACCCGCACTACTCGCCGTCACAGTATTTGAACACACACCACAAACTCGGTGTGGGTAGAAAGTTTATTGCCGAAACGGGCGGCGTATGGGCAGCCGATTCCCCGCGCGGTTTGTTTTCCGTGATGGAGCTGTATCGTCAACTGCAACTCAAAAAATTATTGGCAGATTATTTTGGTGAAACACCCTGTGTCTCCGTCAAAAAATGGGTGCTGCGCCGCGTCGATCCCATCGCCGGCGAAGCCGACTGGCATCAAGACGGCGCATTCATGGGCAGAGAAGTGCGCAGCATGAATTTGTGGATTGCCTTAAGCGATTGCGGCGGCGATTCCGTCAACCCCGGCATTGATGTGGTGCCACACCGCTTCGAAGACATCGTGCAAACCGGCACCGACGGCGCGCGTTTTGATTGGACCGTCGGCCCCGCTTATGTAGAAAAAAACTTCAGCAACACCCCGTGGCAGCGCCCCGCTTTCAAAGCCGGTGACGCACTGTTTTTTGATCACATGAATTTGCATCGCACCGCGTGGTCGCCCGCCATCACCGGCAGGCGCTACGCGATTGAGTGTTGGTTTTTTGCGGCGAGCGCCAGCGCACAAAACCAAATTCCGATGTTGTTATGA
- a CDS encoding YezD family protein, with protein sequence MKDSRQDESNSLAAVTDDSRVLVEVSKALTGLRYGSIEIMVHDGKVTQIEAKKKIRLN encoded by the coding sequence ATGAAAGACAGCAGACAAGATGAAAGTAATAGCCTAGCGGCAGTAACCGATGATAGCCGAGTGCTGGTTGAAGTGAGCAAGGCCTTGACGGGTTTGCGGTATGGCTCGATCGAGATCATGGTGCATGACGGCAAAGTTACCCAGATTGAGGCCAAGAAAAAGATCCGCCTGAACTGA
- the mrcB gene encoding penicillin-binding protein 1B, with translation MHTRGFAFADKPEPSRHVRLDFNSSGITQIYDKSGKTLPLLRLEPLMIGSLYSGKHDDRLLVKLEDVPPVMLAGLVATEDRYFMDHHGISLRGILRALWINISAGGLVQGGSTITQQLVKNFYLNSERTLSRKILEVWMSVLLEVHYSKREILETYINEVYFGQEGGRSINGFGLASQQFFRQPLNELKLHQMALLIGMVKGPSYYNPWRNPERATERRRVVLGTMLDQGVISQAEYDWADKQALGVGSGGQARIGVYPAFLELVRRQLNTEYKDEDLLTEGLKIFTTIDPQVQWLAEQALQNGINKLENTHKSLTAAKGQLQGAVVVTNPTNGEVVALVGDRTPKFSGFNRAIDANRPVGSLLKPFIFLSALESGKFSLATQVDDSPLSWRNANGSWWRPQNYDGKSHGNVSLLETLAHSYNLATARVGLQVGVKPLVQVIRRAGVQSELDPVPSLLLGAGGMSPLEVARLYQMLASGGFTLPIRTIRDVYTAEGKPIKRYGLEMEQTVDAAYTQEITWAMQAVLREGTARAAYDRLPFGLRLAGKTGTTDSQRDSWFAGFSGNYNTVVWVGRDDNQKMPLTGATGALPIWISLMASLPNQTLPEPSHANIEWQWIDEASGNRTDEGCSGASRMPIDRRSPQPAYVSCRGRSPVNLLDQFLGH, from the coding sequence ATGCATACCCGCGGCTTCGCGTTTGCGGATAAACCGGAGCCTTCGCGCCATGTTCGACTGGATTTCAACAGCAGCGGCATCACGCAGATTTACGATAAAAGCGGCAAAACACTGCCGCTTTTGCGCCTCGAACCTTTGATGATCGGCAGCTTGTATTCCGGCAAGCATGACGATCGACTGCTAGTGAAATTGGAAGATGTGCCGCCGGTGATGCTGGCGGGTTTGGTTGCTACTGAAGACCGCTACTTCATGGACCATCATGGCATCTCCCTACGCGGCATTCTGCGTGCGCTGTGGATCAATATTTCTGCCGGTGGTTTGGTGCAAGGCGGCAGCACCATCACACAGCAGTTGGTGAAAAACTTTTACCTCAATTCTGAGCGCACGCTGTCGCGCAAAATCTTAGAAGTGTGGATGTCGGTGTTGCTGGAAGTGCACTACAGCAAACGCGAAATCTTGGAAACTTACATCAACGAAGTGTATTTCGGGCAGGAAGGCGGGCGTTCCATTAATGGCTTCGGCTTGGCCAGCCAACAGTTCTTCCGCCAGCCATTGAACGAGCTAAAACTGCACCAGATGGCACTGTTGATTGGCATGGTGAAAGGCCCCTCCTATTACAACCCATGGCGCAATCCGGAACGCGCCACCGAGCGCCGCCGCGTGGTATTGGGCACGATGCTGGACCAAGGCGTTATCAGCCAAGCGGAGTACGACTGGGCAGACAAGCAGGCATTAGGTGTAGGTAGCGGTGGACAGGCACGCATTGGCGTTTATCCAGCATTTTTAGAATTGGTGCGCCGCCAACTGAACACAGAATACAAAGACGAAGACTTGCTGACCGAAGGCTTGAAGATTTTCACCACCATCGACCCACAGGTGCAGTGGCTAGCCGAACAAGCGCTGCAAAACGGCATCAACAAACTGGAAAATACGCACAAGTCGCTGACGGCGGCCAAGGGCCAGCTACAAGGTGCTGTGGTTGTTACCAATCCCACCAATGGCGAAGTTGTTGCCTTGGTTGGCGATCGCACTCCTAAATTTTCCGGCTTTAATCGTGCGATTGATGCCAACCGTCCCGTGGGCTCACTGCTGAAGCCGTTCATCTTTTTATCCGCGCTGGAAAGTGGCAAGTTTTCGCTCGCCACGCAGGTAGATGACTCACCGCTGAGCTGGCGCAATGCCAACGGCTCGTGGTGGCGACCGCAAAACTACGATGGCAAATCGCACGGCAATGTCTCACTGCTAGAAACGCTGGCACACTCTTACAACTTGGCCACGGCACGCGTGGGCTTGCAGGTGGGCGTGAAACCGCTGGTCCAGGTGATTCGACGCGCCGGTGTGCAATCGGAACTGGATCCCGTGCCTTCCCTCCTGCTCGGTGCAGGTGGCATGTCGCCGTTGGAAGTGGCGCGCCTGTATCAAATGCTCGCCTCGGGCGGTTTCACCCTGCCTATCCGCACCATCCGCGATGTGTACACCGCCGAAGGTAAGCCCATCAAACGCTACGGTTTAGAAATGGAACAAACCGTTGATGCGGCTTACACACAAGAAATTACTTGGGCAATGCAAGCCGTGCTGCGCGAAGGTACCGCGCGAGCAGCTTATGACCGCCTGCCCTTCGGCCTGCGCTTGGCCGGTAAGACCGGCACCACCGACAGCCAGCGCGACAGCTGGTTTGCCGGCTTCTCCGGCAACTACAACACCGTGGTGTGGGTGGGTCGAGATGATAACCAGAAGATGCCACTCACCGGTGCCACAGGCGCGCTGCCCATTTGGATCAGCTTGATGGCCTCTCTGCCCAACCAAACACTGCCGGAACCCTCGCACGCCAATATTGAATGGCAGTGGATAGATGAAGCCAGCGGCAATCGCACCGATGAAGGCTGTAGTGGCGCCAGTCGTATGCCCATTGATCGCCGTTCCCCACAACCTGCTTATGTTTCCTGTCGCGGCCGCTCGCCGGTAAACTTGCTGGATCAGTTTCTCGGACACTAA
- the mtgA gene encoding monofunctional biosynthetic peptidoglycan transglycosylase: MKRLLRIAAFCALGFFLSTVALTLLLRFFPPLTSGLMMERRIESWFSDEPYQRHYQWTAIEKINPALGVAVVAAEDQLFAEHAGFDWKAIEKAAIYNQKHKKTRGASTISQQTAKNLFLWSGRNWFRKGMEVYFTVLIETLWPKERILEVYVNIVELGDGVYGAEAAAQYFFKKNAAQLTSSEAALLAAVLPNPRVYQANKPSSYIRGRQRWILRNMQRLGGKSYIEDLPE; the protein is encoded by the coding sequence ATGAAACGCCTACTGCGAATTGCCGCATTTTGTGCGTTAGGCTTTTTTCTTAGCACCGTTGCCCTGACGCTGCTGCTGCGTTTTTTTCCACCGCTCACTTCCGGCTTGATGATGGAGCGTCGCATCGAGTCATGGTTTTCTGATGAACCGTATCAACGCCACTACCAATGGACGGCTATCGAAAAAATCAACCCAGCACTGGGCGTTGCGGTAGTAGCGGCAGAAGATCAGTTGTTCGCCGAACACGCTGGCTTTGACTGGAAAGCCATCGAGAAAGCCGCTATCTATAATCAAAAACACAAAAAAACGCGCGGCGCCTCCACCATCTCGCAACAAACCGCCAAAAATCTTTTTTTGTGGAGTGGACGCAACTGGTTTCGCAAAGGCATGGAAGTGTATTTCACTGTGTTGATCGAAACACTGTGGCCCAAGGAGCGTATTCTTGAGGTTTATGTAAACATTGTGGAGCTTGGCGATGGCGTTTACGGTGCTGAAGCCGCCGCACAATATTTTTTCAAAAAAAATGCCGCGCAGTTAACCTCCTCCGAAGCCGCGCTACTCGCTGCGGTATTGCCCAATCCGCGCGTGTATCAAGCCAATAAACCCAGCAGCTATATCCGCGGCCGACAGCGCTGGATACTGCGTAACATGCAGCGCTTGGGCGGTAAAAGTTACATCGAAGATTTACCCGAATAA
- the cysW gene encoding sulfate ABC transporter permease subunit CysW, whose protein sequence is MSVNNSTASNISTAEAPWVRVLLIAVALTWLALFLVLPLASVFAEAFRKGWLMYLAAFEDANVWAAIQLTVLAAVISVPLNLVFGVSAAWSIARFDFRGKSLLLTLIDLPFAVSPVIAGLIYVLVFGLQGWFGEWLSDHDLKVIFSVPGIVLATLFVTFPFVARELIPLMQAQGKDEEEAAIVLGASGWQMFWRVTLPNIKWSLLYGVILSNARAMGEFGAVSVVSGHIRGVTNTLPLHVEVLYNEYNHVAAFACASVLALLALITLLLKTVVEWKVQQNIAKDY, encoded by the coding sequence ATGTCCGTAAATAACAGTACTGCATCCAATATTTCAACTGCGGAAGCGCCGTGGGTCAGAGTCTTACTTATCGCTGTAGCACTGACATGGTTGGCGCTATTCCTGGTATTGCCATTGGCGTCAGTTTTTGCAGAGGCGTTTCGCAAAGGTTGGCTGATGTATCTCGCGGCGTTTGAAGATGCCAATGTTTGGGCGGCAATTCAACTCACGGTATTGGCAGCGGTTATTTCTGTGCCGCTGAATTTGGTGTTTGGTGTGTCGGCAGCTTGGTCGATTGCGCGTTTTGATTTTCGTGGCAAAAGTTTATTGCTGACTTTAATTGATTTGCCATTTGCAGTGTCGCCCGTCATTGCCGGTTTGATCTATGTATTGGTTTTTGGTTTGCAAGGTTGGTTTGGTGAATGGTTGTCTGATCACGACCTCAAAGTAATTTTTTCCGTGCCAGGGATTGTGTTGGCTACGCTGTTTGTCACATTTCCGTTTGTGGCACGGGAGTTAATTCCTTTGATGCAGGCACAAGGTAAAGATGAGGAAGAAGCAGCCATCGTGTTGGGCGCTTCCGGTTGGCAAATGTTTTGGCGTGTCACGCTGCCGAATATTAAATGGAGTCTGTTGTATGGCGTGATCCTGTCGAATGCGCGAGCAATGGGCGAATTCGGCGCAGTATCGGTGGTATCTGGTCACATCAGAGGCGTTACCAACACGCTGCCGCTGCATGTGGAGGTTTTATACAACGAATACAACCATGTCGCTGCTTTTGCTTGTGCGTCTGTTTTAGCACTGCTGGCGCTGATCACGCTGCTACTAAAAACAGTGGTTGAATGGAAAGTACAACAAAACATTGCCAAAGATTATTGA
- a CDS encoding sulfate/molybdate ABC transporter ATP-binding protein: protein MSIEIRNVSKQFGNFRALENVSLDVPTGELVALLGPSGCGKTSLLRIIAGMETPNIGSIYFHGADTTHADVRERQVGFVFQHYALFRHMTVFENVAFGFACAPEKTRPSEAEIHRRVHELLSLVQLDWLANRYPPQLSGGQRQRIALARALAVEPKVLLLDEPFGALDANVRKELRRWLRRLHDELHITSVFVTHDQEEALEVADRIVVMNKGKIEQIGTPEQIYDEPASPFVYQFIGNVNLFHSRVRDGFARIGASEIPVEEHAHVEDAHATAYVRPHDIEIQREPGNNAAFRVKVVHIHTIGSVVHLELHSEDESEVIEAELSRERFRELSLQNGERVWVRPLTARVFLAENTHA, encoded by the coding sequence ATGAGTATAGAAATTAGAAATGTTAGTAAGCAGTTTGGCAACTTTAGGGCGTTAGAAAATGTGTCATTGGATGTGCCTACTGGTGAGCTGGTGGCATTGCTCGGTCCTTCTGGTTGCGGAAAAACTTCACTGCTGCGCATTATTGCAGGTATGGAAACACCGAATATCGGCAGCATCTATTTTCACGGTGCAGATACCACACATGCAGATGTGCGTGAGCGTCAGGTTGGTTTCGTCTTCCAGCATTACGCCCTGTTTCGCCATATGACGGTGTTCGAGAATGTCGCTTTCGGTTTTGCGTGTGCGCCCGAAAAAACGCGACCTTCGGAAGCTGAAATTCATCGCCGTGTACATGAGCTGCTGAGTTTGGTGCAATTGGACTGGTTGGCAAATCGGTATCCGCCTCAATTGTCCGGTGGGCAACGCCAACGCATTGCCTTGGCGCGCGCCCTTGCGGTTGAGCCAAAAGTGTTGCTGCTTGATGAGCCCTTCGGTGCGTTGGATGCCAATGTGCGCAAAGAACTGCGCCGCTGGTTACGCAGGCTGCACGATGAGTTACACATCACCAGTGTTTTTGTCACGCACGATCAAGAAGAGGCTTTGGAGGTAGCAGATCGCATCGTGGTGATGAATAAAGGAAAAATAGAACAGATAGGCACGCCAGAACAAATTTACGATGAACCTGCGTCACCATTCGTCTATCAATTTATTGGTAATGTGAATCTTTTTCACAGTCGCGTGCGTGATGGATTTGCGCGTATTGGGGCATCGGAAATTCCGGTAGAGGAACATGCGCATGTTGAGGACGCGCATGCAACGGCGTATGTGCGGCCGCACGATATTGAAATTCAGCGCGAGCCAGGCAATAACGCGGCATTTAGAGTCAAAGTTGTTCATATTCACACGATTGGCTCAGTGGTGCATTTGGAGCTGCATAGCGAAGATGAATCTGAAGTGATTGAAGCAGAATTGTCTCGCGAGCGTTTTCGGGAGTTGTCGTTGCAAAATGGTGAGCGGGTGTGGGTTAGGCCATTAACGGCGCGTGTTTTTCTTGCTGAAAACACGCACGCTTGA
- a CDS encoding porin — MKPFTRHRAALTVSTLGLIFATLSGNGYAANGEIPPEVLKQLQDLAKQVEQLQKQVINQRNHAVSNDGNGELDALRQKVLVLERKQELAAADAAELKKKTPVVVAGDKGFGLKSPDGAYEIKLRGLLQADARIFNSGIKGLHAYTGDTATQVRDADNATRTATDNFLVRRARISLEGTLGDTYGFRITPDFGSNGSTLVDGYIDANYSPYAKVRVGKFTPSLSLERLQSSSDTKFNELGLSSNFLPSRDIGVQLSGDVFNKTLNYAVGYFNGANDGANGDIDPNTDKELVARVFAQPFANTPGFLQGLSFGVGVSSGDAVGANGNPLLSSYRSSGQENIFSYRTDTSVSNTVLANGTRDRLVPQFSYYNGGFGITGEYVDEKQDTKRVYGTALNQTREEQINHQGWSLTTSYLLTGEEASFKGVKPAKNFDPAKGGWGAWEVKARASSLDIDKRAFYDSRGVLGGTDSFAQATRSVQGADNWAVGVNWYPNSNLRISLDYENTAFDWGGGGTSLDPQDRDDERLLLGRVQVSF, encoded by the coding sequence ATGAAACCCTTTACCCGCCATCGTGCCGCATTGACGGTATCTACCCTTGGGCTAATTTTTGCAACGCTATCCGGCAACGGCTACGCGGCCAACGGAGAAATTCCTCCAGAAGTGCTGAAACAATTGCAAGACTTGGCCAAACAAGTTGAGCAGTTGCAGAAGCAGGTGATTAACCAACGCAATCATGCTGTGTCGAATGATGGCAACGGTGAGCTTGATGCGTTGCGCCAAAAAGTGTTGGTGCTGGAACGAAAACAAGAGCTTGCTGCTGCTGATGCCGCTGAGCTGAAGAAAAAAACGCCAGTTGTTGTGGCTGGGGATAAGGGCTTCGGTCTGAAATCGCCAGACGGTGCCTACGAGATCAAACTGCGCGGTTTATTGCAGGCTGATGCGCGCATTTTTAATAGCGGTATCAAAGGCCTACATGCATACACCGGCGACACAGCAACGCAAGTGCGCGATGCCGACAATGCCACACGCACTGCGACAGATAATTTTTTAGTGCGCCGCGCGCGAATCTCGCTGGAAGGAACGCTGGGAGACACTTACGGCTTTCGTATTACGCCTGACTTTGGCTCAAACGGCTCAACACTGGTTGATGGATATATCGATGCCAACTACAGCCCTTATGCCAAGGTTCGTGTGGGTAAATTCACGCCGTCATTAAGTCTTGAGCGCTTGCAGAGTTCCTCCGATACCAAGTTCAACGAACTGGGTCTCTCCAGTAATTTTCTGCCGAGTCGTGATATCGGTGTTCAGTTGAGTGGTGATGTTTTCAACAAGACGCTGAATTACGCCGTTGGTTATTTCAACGGTGCGAATGATGGGGCGAATGGAGATATCGATCCGAATACCGACAAAGAACTGGTGGCGCGTGTATTTGCGCAACCATTTGCCAATACACCGGGTTTCTTACAGGGATTGAGTTTCGGTGTGGGGGTTAGCAGTGGCGATGCGGTAGGCGCCAATGGCAACCCTTTATTGAGTAGTTATCGCTCGTCGGGACAAGAAAATATTTTTAGCTACCGCACTGACACCAGTGTCAGCAACACAGTGTTGGCCAACGGTACGCGCGACCGTTTGGTTCCGCAGTTCTCCTACTACAACGGTGGTTTTGGCATTACCGGTGAGTATGTGGATGAAAAACAAGATACCAAGCGTGTTTACGGCACGGCGCTGAACCAAACGCGTGAAGAGCAAATCAATCATCAAGGTTGGAGTTTAACAACTTCATATCTGCTAACTGGAGAAGAGGCTTCATTTAAGGGTGTGAAGCCCGCGAAGAACTTTGATCCAGCGAAAGGCGGCTGGGGTGCCTGGGAAGTGAAGGCACGCGCGAGTTCATTGGATATCGACAAGCGCGCTTTTTATGACAGTCGCGGCGTGCTGGGTGGTACAGATTCTTTTGCACAAGCTACGCGTTCAGTACAAGGAGCGGATAACTGGGCTGTGGGTGTGAATTGGTACCCAAACAGCAATTTGCGCATCTCATTGGATTATGAAAACACGGCATTTGACTGGGGTGGTGGCGGCACATCGCTGGATCCGCAGGATCGTGATGATGAGCGTTTGTTGCTTGGTCGCGTGCAGGTTTCGTTCTAA
- a CDS encoding tetratricopeptide repeat protein — protein MNPPLQRSLKLCCLAVGSVLLSACAIEPSSSSKPAPIEEIGSSAQHAHHTAPTAAGTNSPVSAAAEPQPEAAPRPIQNPAAANLLEDAAQARAQGDYTRAQTLAERAQTLAPQEARAYLELSRIYEQRGDTTRARQMAIRGLSVVRDDPSTERNLQQLSAQ, from the coding sequence ATGAACCCACCATTACAACGCTCACTGAAGCTGTGCTGCTTGGCTGTTGGCAGCGTTTTGCTCAGCGCCTGTGCTATCGAACCGAGCTCCTCCTCTAAACCTGCACCTATCGAAGAAATCGGCAGCTCCGCGCAGCACGCGCACCACACGGCGCCAACCGCCGCCGGCACCAACAGCCCCGTATCTGCTGCAGCTGAGCCACAGCCCGAGGCGGCGCCGCGCCCGATTCAAAATCCTGCTGCAGCCAACTTGTTGGAAGACGCGGCGCAAGCACGCGCACAGGGTGACTACACCCGCGCGCAAACACTGGCCGAACGCGCGCAAACACTGGCACCGCAAGAAGCACGGGCTTACCTAGAATTGTCGCGTATCTACGAACAGCGCGGCGACACAACACGCGCGCGACAAATGGCGATACGCGGATTATCCGTGGTGCGCGATGACCCTAGCACCGAGCGCAATTTGCAACAGCTGAGCGCACAGTAA